Part of the Cloacibacterium caeni genome is shown below.
TTCAAAAAAATCACAGGATTTTCGCCATCACAATTTCAGGAACTCAAAGAAAAAAAGAGACTTCCTATTGATTTGATTTAAAATTTTCATTTCACAAAATCTTAAAAATCTAAATTTCATAACATTCTGCCATGATTTGATAATGGTTTTTATTTGATTAATTTTGAAATTTGTATCAAAATTAAGAAAGATGAATACCAAAAAATATAACGTTCTGGGAATGTCTTGCGAAGGCTGTCAGAAAAAGATTTCTTCTGCTTTAAATAATGTTGAAGGAATAAAAGCAGATGTAAATCTCGCAGGAAATTTCGTTGAAATCACTTCTGAACAAGAAATAGACTTAGAAAAACTTAATTCTGAGCTTAAAAATGCAGGAAACTACGTTTTAGAAGATCCAGAAAAACCAAAATCTACAGAATTTATTCCACCTCAAGACAGAGTTTCTATAAGTTCGGTTTATTATTGCCCAATGGAATGTGAAGGCGATAAAGTCTATTTCGTGCAAGGTAAACGTTGTCCAGTTTGCAATATGTATTGCGTTCCGATTGAAGAAAAGCAATCAGCAATCAGCAATCAGCAATCAGCTGAAAGCAAAAAGCCGACTGCAGAAAGCGGTTACTATTGTCCCATGTTTTGTGAAGGCGATAAAACCTATCCCGAAAATGTAGGTTGCCCAGTTTGCGGAATGGATTTGGTTAAAATCACTGGCAATGATGATGAATCTGAAGACGATACCTATAAAAATTTGAAAAAGAAATTTTGGATTTCGGTTGCTTTTACGCTTCCCGTTTTTATTTTATCGATGGGAGGAATGTTTTTTGAGTTTCCTTTTAGTTCAAGAATTTCTGGAATTTTACAATTGATTTTCACGCTTCCTGTCGTATTTTTCACGGGTTGGTTTTTGTTCAAAAGAGCTTGGATTTCTTTTAAATCTTGGAATCTTAATATGTTTTCATTAATTGGTTTGGGAGCAAGTGCTGCTTTTATTTACAGCATTTTCGCACTCACTTTTCCGAGTTTAATTCCGCATGAATTTATGCAAAATCATCACGAAGTACCGTTGTATTTCGAAGCAGTTGCCGTGATTTTAACTTTGGTAATTTTCGGACAAATGTTGGAAGCAAAAGCCCATCAAAAAACCGGAAACGCCATTAAAGAATTGATGAATCTATCGCCAAAAGAAGCACATCTTATTCAGAATAATGTAGAAAAAAATATTTCAATTTCAGAAGTTAAGATTGGAGATATTCTAAAAGTAAAACCAGGAGAAAAAATTCCAGTTGACGGAGAAATCATCGAAGGAAATACCACGATTGACGAAAGCATGATTACAGGTGAACCTATTCCTGCTGAGAAAAAATTAGGCGACAAAGTAACTTCTGGAACCATCAACGGAAACCAAGTTTTCCTCATGAAAACAGAGAAAATTGGCAAAGACACGCTACTTTCTCAAATTATTGAAATGGTAAATGCTGCAAGCCGAAGTAAAGCGCCAATCCAAAAACTAACGGATAAAGTTTCTAAAATTTTTGTTCCTGTGGTGATTGCTATTTCAGTTTTGACGTTCATTTTTTGGTATTTTTTCGGTGGAGAAAATCGTGCGATTTTTGCTTTGGTTAATGCTTTAGCGGTTTTAATTGTAGCTTGTCCTTGCGCTCTTGGTTTGGCGACACCAATGTCTGTAATGGTAGGAATTGGAAAAGGAGCAAGAAATGGAATTTTGATTAAAAACGCAGAAGCTTTGGAAGAAATGGAGAAAGTAAACGTGATTATTACTGATAAAACAGGAACTTTAACCGAAGGAAAGCCTTCTTTGACTCAAATTTTCTCAGAAAATATTCCAGAAAATGAAGCATTACAGTTGGCGGCTTCTCTCAATAAAAACTCTGAACATCCACTTTCACAAGCGGTTTTAAATAAAGCTAAATTCTTCGACTCCGCTCAGAATGACAACTTAAAAGAAGTTAAAAACTTTGAAAACATTTCAGGTAGAGGAATTTTAGGAGAAATTGATAGCAAAAAATTGTTCCTTGGAAATATTCATTATCTCAAAGAAAATCATTTTGAAATTTCTGAAAATCTACTTCAAAAAGCCCAAATTCTAGAAAACGAAGCAAATACCGTTTCTTACTTAACCATCGATGAAAAAGCTGTGGCTGTTTTTGGTTTTAAAGATAAAATCAAAGACAATGCA
Proteins encoded:
- a CDS encoding heavy metal translocating P-type ATPase; this encodes MNTKKYNVLGMSCEGCQKKISSALNNVEGIKADVNLAGNFVEITSEQEIDLEKLNSELKNAGNYVLEDPEKPKSTEFIPPQDRVSISSVYYCPMECEGDKVYFVQGKRCPVCNMYCVPIEEKQSAISNQQSAESKKPTAESGYYCPMFCEGDKTYPENVGCPVCGMDLVKITGNDDESEDDTYKNLKKKFWISVAFTLPVFILSMGGMFFEFPFSSRISGILQLIFTLPVVFFTGWFLFKRAWISFKSWNLNMFSLIGLGASAAFIYSIFALTFPSLIPHEFMQNHHEVPLYFEAVAVILTLVIFGQMLEAKAHQKTGNAIKELMNLSPKEAHLIQNNVEKNISISEVKIGDILKVKPGEKIPVDGEIIEGNTTIDESMITGEPIPAEKKLGDKVTSGTINGNQVFLMKTEKIGKDTLLSQIIEMVNAASRSKAPIQKLTDKVSKIFVPVVIAISVLTFIFWYFFGGENRAIFALVNALAVLIVACPCALGLATPMSVMVGIGKGARNGILIKNAEALEEMEKVNVIITDKTGTLTEGKPSLTQIFSENIPENEALQLAASLNKNSEHPLSQAVLNKAKFFDSAQNDNLKEVKNFENISGRGILGEIDSKKLFLGNIHYLKENHFEISENLLQKAQILENEANTVSYLTIDEKAVAVFGFKDKIKDNAKSAIKSLQNKGIEVIMMTGDNEATAKHVAESLGIKKYFANCLPQDKINEVKNLQTQGKIVAMTGDGINDAPALAQANVGIAMGTGTDIAMNSAEITLLKGDISGVAKSKILSEKMMKNVKENLFFAFAYNTLGIPIAAGLLYPIFGVLLSPMFAAAAMSFSSVSVIANSLRLNNVKLKI